DNA from Patescibacteria group bacterium:
GAGATGAAAAAGACTTTATACAAAATCGGCGGCATCGTTGCTCTCGTGATTCTCGGAGGGATTATTTATTTTGGATTTTTCGCCGCGCCGGCAGTTGAATCGCCTTCAGTCGAAATCGGGGCTTCGCAGATTGGCATTAAAATTCCGGCCTTGAATATGGCGCCTCTTTCGGAAAAGGATTTTTCATCGTTAAAAATATTCAAATCATTGCCCCTGGCCGTCGGGACGGCGGGCAATGTTTTCCCGTTTCAGGAAATTATTTTAATCGCGGCAAGTGAAACCGCGGCAATCGTGCAATAAAAATATGCCATTTGGAAAAATAAACACAAAGATAATCGATGAACTTATCGCCAAGGGCAAACTTGATGCTAAGCAGCAGAAAGCGGCGCTCGCCGAGCTTGAGGCCGGACGCAGTCCGGAGGAGGTTTTGGTTAAAGGTGGATTAATTAAAGAGGATGACCTGACTCGGGCGCGGGCCGTTGCCTATAATATCCCATTCAAGGACTTGGCCGGGACGGTGATTTCAAATGAGGTTATAAATCTTCTGCCGAGGGAGAAATCAGAGCAGTACAACATGATTGCTTTTGCCCGCGATGCCGGGGGAATTAGCATCGGCTTGGTTGACCCGCGCGATTATCAGTCCATGGAAGCGGTTGAGTTTTATGCCGAAGAGAATGGTTTAAAAGTAAAATTTTTTATTGTATCCCCGACTGCATTCCGCAAGGCAATGCGCCAATTCCAGATACTAGGCAAGGAAGTGGAAATGGAGCTCGAATCAGCCAAGGAGAAATTTGCACCCAAAGAAGAAAAATTGCCCGAGGAAGACATTGAGAAGGTGCTTACCGGCGCGCCGGTTGCGCGCATTGTTTCTACGATCATGCGCCACGCGGTTGAATCCGGCGCATCGGATATTCACATTGAACCGACCGACGGGCCGAGCCGCGTGCGCTACAGAATTGACGGCGTATTGCGTACCGCTTTGCGCCTGCCGAAGTATATCCATTCGGCAATTATGTCGCGCATCAAGGTTATGGCCAACCTTAAGATTGATGAAACTCGCATTCCGCAGGACGGCCGCATCACCGATATAATCGGCGGTAAAAAAATTGATTTTCGCATTTCAACATTCCCGTGTTCGGATAATGAAAAAGTCGCCATGAGAATTTTGGACACTTCAGCCGGCGCGCCGACCTTGGCGGGTTTGGGTTTTAGTCCGAGAAATGTTGAACTCATTGAAAAAGAAATCAAATCGCCGCATGGCATGTTTCTCATCACCGGTCCGACCGGTTCGGGCAAATCAACCACGCTTTATGCCGTTCTCAATATGGTGAAAGGGGAGAATACCAACGTCGTGACGCTCGAGGATCCGGTTGAATATTTCATGGAAAGCGTCAACCAGTCGCAGATTCGTCCGGAAATTGGTTATACGTTCGCGAGCGGCCTTCGCGCGATTCTGCGCCAGGACCCGAATATCATTATGGTCGGCGAAATCCGCGACCGCGAGACCGCCGAGCTCGGCGTGCATGCCGCGCTCACCGGCCACTTGCTTTTTTCAACTATTCATACGAATGACGCGCTCGGCGCCGTGCCGCGCCTCATTGATATGGGCGTAGAGCCTTTCTTGCTCGCGTCAACTCTGAACGTGGTCATTGCCCAGCGCCTCGCGCGCCGCATCTGCGATAACTGCAAGGAGGTCGTTGCTCTGCCCAAGGATGTTGAAGACGAAATGCGCGAGGAGCTCGCCGGCATTCCCAATGAAGTCTTGCCCAAGGGCGTCAAGCTGAATGGCAGCGTTTCTGCTTATCGCGGCAAGGGCTGCCCGCGCTGCAACGGAACCGGATATTCCGGCCGCATCTCGGTTGCCGAAATTATGAGAGTAACCAAAGAAATGGAGCAAATTATTGAGGAGGGTTTTCCGAGCGAA
Protein-coding regions in this window:
- a CDS encoding GspE/PulE family protein — encoded protein: MPFGKINTKIIDELIAKGKLDAKQQKAALAELEAGRSPEEVLVKGGLIKEDDLTRARAVAYNIPFKDLAGTVISNEVINLLPREKSEQYNMIAFARDAGGISIGLVDPRDYQSMEAVEFYAEENGLKVKFFIVSPTAFRKAMRQFQILGKEVEMELESAKEKFAPKEEKLPEEDIEKVLTGAPVARIVSTIMRHAVESGASDIHIEPTDGPSRVRYRIDGVLRTALRLPKYIHSAIMSRIKVMANLKIDETRIPQDGRITDIIGGKKIDFRISTFPCSDNEKVAMRILDTSAGAPTLAGLGFSPRNVELIEKEIKSPHGMFLITGPTGSGKSTTLYAVLNMVKGENTNVVTLEDPVEYFMESVNQSQIRPEIGYTFASGLRAILRQDPNIIMVGEIRDRETAELGVHAALTGHLLFSTIHTNDALGAVPRLIDMGVEPFLLASTLNVVIAQRLARRICDNCKEVVALPKDVEDEMREELAGIPNEVLPKGVKLNGSVSAYRGKGCPRCNGTGYSGRISVAEIMRVTKEMEQIIEEGFPSEKAEAEIKNQKMIRLRQDGFLKVLLGLTTVEEVMRISQE